Proteins encoded within one genomic window of Haematobia irritans isolate KBUSLIRL chromosome 5, ASM5000362v1, whole genome shotgun sequence:
- the LOC142239154 gene encoding zinc finger protein 711-like: MDVCLLCLEATSRKFITYGSKLWQEENIEDLIIKHLWPLKTITSKSWLCENCWKNIDDFHKFYMHVEEVQAWFSMELKTEDAEVTYYIEPMTYSDLENENVKELSNEIVEDTNTNDVREVVFIKEENSGEEEPIHIDGSPPNIETNSDPLEKPSPTKNQMCTRSTKHQRMVRKKSPPKENKENVDSDTDDRESIEDDNTNSPKNADRLSESSDSYSENETENEESAEPKHRWTKKDDSNFLHEHFDIECDICQIKLDTFFQLRRHFRQEHDETGYAVCCNTKFFRISPLVDHIRVHLNPEFFKCKHCGKVKTDRRALMFHIFTHRVREKQYVCEICNKAFARKHNLRDHMQVHLSDSEKQFPCEHCGKRYGNKRSLDGHIKCVHWQINALVCDICGEKMRKRSILERHLLQHQGAPLPTFSCEICGLKVSSEKGLRKHKSIQHPEGGKRDYPCNLCPKISPTLTALKKHIRDKHTSGYDFKCSFCEKAYKRADALKEHEALHTGAIIHRCPYCPKTSNSASTMYNHRKHIHPIEYERDRREKYSGKSPPAYKRTNYNTADDDDNE; this comes from the exons TAATCATAAAACATCTTTGGCCTCTT AAAACCATAACTTCCAAATCCTGGCTCTGTGAGAATTGCTGGAAAAACATTGATGATTTCCATAAGTTCTATATGCACGTAGAGGAAGTGCAAGCGTGGTTCTCAATGGAGCTGAAAACAGAAGACGCAGAGGTAACATATTATATAGAACCTATGACATATAGCGATTTGGAGAATGAAAATGTTAAGGAACTTTCAAATGaaatcgttgaagatacgaatacCAACGATGTGCGAGAAGTTGTCTTTATAAAAGAAGAGAACAGTGGAGAAGAGGAACCCATACACATAGATGGTTCACCGCCAAATATTGAGACAAATTCGGATCCCTTAGAGAAACCATCACCAACCAAAAACCAAATGTGTACTAGATCAACTAAACACCAAAGAATGGTTCGAAAAAAATCGCCACCAAAAGagaataaagaaaatgttgacagcgACACTGACGATCGTGAAAGTATAGAGGATGATAATACGAATAGTCCTAAGAATGCCGATCGCCTATCTGAAAGTTCAGATTCATACAGCGAAAACGAAACAGAAAATGAGGAATCGGCTGAACCTAAACATCGTTGGACGAAAAAAGATGATAGTAATTTTTTGCATGAGCATTTCGATATAGAATGTGATATCTGCCAGATAAAGCTGGATACATTTTTCCAGCTGCGCAGGCATTTTCGACAAGAGCATGATGAAACTGGCTATGCTGTATGttgtaatacaaaatttttcagaatcagTCCTTTAGTTGATCACATTCGTGTCCATCTCAATCCGGAATTCTTCAAATGCAAGCATTGTGGTAAAGTCAAGACCGATCGTCGAGCCCTTATGTTCCACATCTTCACCCATCGTGTCCGAGAAAAACAGTATGTTTGTGAGATATGTAATAAGGCTTTTGCTCGCAAACATAATCTGAGGGATCATATGCAGGTTCATCTCTCCGATAGCGAGAAACAATTTCCTTGTGAGCACTGTGGAAAACG ttatgGCAATAAAAGGTCATTGGACGGTCACATAAAGTGTGTTCACTGGCAAATCAATGCTTTAGTCTGTGATATTTGCGGAGAGAAAATGCGAAAGCGCAGTATTCTAGAACGGCATTTGTTGCAGCACCAAGGGGCACCACTACCTACTTTTAGCTGTGAAATATGTGGATTAAAGGTGTCGTCTGAAAAGGGTTTGAGAAAACATAAATCCATACAACATCCTGAAGGTGGAAAACGAGATTATCCTTGTAACTTATGTCCAAAAATTTCGCCAACTCTTACAGCTCTTAAGAAACATATACGAGACAAGCACACATCAGGCTATGATTTTAAATGCAGTTTTTGTGAAAAAGCCTATAAGCGTGCCGATGCTCTTAAA gaacATGAAGCCTTACATACCGGTGCCATTATTCATCGATGTCCGTATTGTCCAAAAACATCCAATTCGGCTTCAACAATGTACAATCATCGAAAACATATACATCCCATTGAATACGAGAGAGATCGTCGGGAAAAATACTCAGGAAAATCACCACCAGCGTACAAGCGAACAAATTACAATACGgccgatgatgatgataatgaatAG